The Halobaculum magnesiiphilum genome contains the following window.
GATCGTGCGGGAGTTGATTCCACGGCGACGGATACGGACGAACGATTCAACATTCCGTTCCGCGCTCGCCGGCCGGCTTTCCCTGGAGGAACGGGGGGAGATCGCATAGATGAGAGTGAACGAGTTCGAGGAGCGGTTCGACCTCTTTCCATCGAGGACCGTTCCGTATCGTCCGCTCGGCTTCGTTCCACTCGATGTACCCGACCGTTTCCAGTTTGGGGAGATGGACATGATACAGTTCGATACTCCGCTTCGCTGTCTCGTCCGGATCGAGACGGGAGTAGTTGATCGAGTTTCCTTCCCCGGAGGTCACTTCCTCGTAGAGTTCGAAGAGCAACCGACGGCGATATGAATGAGCCAGTACACGTAGCGCACGGTCCGTTTCTTCTGCACAAGGCCTGTGCCCCAGCATATTCAGAGTGTTAGTAGAGAATCATAATATTCTTTGGTGTATTTTTCAGCTATCGGCGGGTGAACGGCAGAGGTCTCCCAACTACGTCCATCGGTCACCGATCAGGATAGCTATCGAGGAGAGGATCGCAGCGACCACCGCAACGATCCCGAAGAGATAGTATGGATTTGCGAAGTCGGGACCGGTGAGGAAGAGAACCAGTACGAACGACGAACCGAGCAAAACGATCTGCGCCGCCCGGATGCTGGGGTCGTACTGACTGAGGACGTAGGTCCGGAGATCACTCAGCATACCAAGGTATTGCGCCCATCATTTCATAGTCCTTTGGGGTTCGCGAAATCAACAGGAACAGACGTTCTACTCGGGGGCATTCTGGAAGGAGACCGGGCACGATAGATACAGCAGACAAGCCCCCCGCGAGCGAGCGCGGCGAGCGAGCGGGCCGACGACCGAGCGGAAGGCGGCTCCGCCGCCTGAAGTCGTTCGAAAGGCGCGAAGCGCCTTTCGTGATGCTGCCGGAACGCTCCGCGTTCCGGCCGCCGACCAGACGCCGCCGGCGTCTGGTAATGACGAGAGACGGCTTCGCCGTCTCTCGAACCACGAGGAGGAGTGCGTTTGCTCCGGCGTTTGCCGAGGACCGGCGAAGCCGGAGCGCAGCGCAAAAGTGGGTGACAGTAGCCATCTACCCCTTCCATCGCCTCACGTCCGTCGAACCGAGACAGTCGAGGCTCCCGCCCCGTCTACACCTCCCGCACGACCGTCACCCGGCCGTCCCCCGTTGCCAGCCGGAACCCCGCCTCGACCAGCCAGTCACGTGCGGCGCCGTCGCCCGCGAGCAACACTTCCGCCAGGTCCTCGCGCTCGTCGATGTCGGTCGCGAGCCGCCGCGAGTCGACCTCGCGAACGCTCGCGCCGAGATCGCGAGCCGCCCGGAGGTGATCGAGGACCGAGGCGCCGTGGTAGTCGACCCGGAACTCCGGATGGCGGACGAGCAGCGCGTTCGTCCCGCCGCCGCGACCCGGCGCGATGACAACGTCGGCGGAGCCGCGGAGTCTCGCGAGCGCCCGCGGCGTCGCCAGCGCGAGATCCGCCATCACGATCGCCAGCGGCGACTCCGGGCCGGGGTCGTGCGCGTCGAGGGCGGCGTTGACCGCCTCGGTGAGCGGGCGGTCGTCGACCGTCTCGGGCACGTCGCGGCCCGTCGGCTCGGTCGTGAGCACGCGCGGCGCGAAGC
Protein-coding sequences here:
- a CDS encoding DUF7344 domain-containing protein; its protein translation is MLGHRPCAEETDRALRVLAHSYRRRLLFELYEEVTSGEGNSINYSRLDPDETAKRSIELYHVHLPKLETVGYIEWNEAERTIRNGPRWKEVEPLLELVHSHLCDLPPFLQGKPAGERGTEC
- the cofC gene encoding 2-phospho-L-lactate guanylyltransferase, with translation MTDHVDALVPFSPDRPKTRLSDTLSPAERRDFADAMVTDVLAALEVAGFAPRVLTTEPTGRDVPETVDDRPLTEAVNAALDAHDPGPESPLAIVMADLALATPRALARLRGSADVVIAPGRGGGTNALLVRHPEFRVDYHGASVLDHLRAARDLGASVREVDSRRLATDIDEREDLAEVLLAGDGAARDWLVEAGFRLATGDGRVTVVREV